A genomic region of Metopolophium dirhodum isolate CAU chromosome 1, ASM1992520v1, whole genome shotgun sequence contains the following coding sequences:
- the LOC132932617 gene encoding jerky protein homolog-like, translated as MVCANATGNHRLPLLVIGKSKKPRAFKNINMNALPVNYYAQKSAWMDQTIFFDWFHKVFVPQVKVHLAEKQLPHKAPLLMDNAPTHPSGELKSDDGNITCLFLPANTTPLIQPMDQGIIENMKRRYRKYFIESLLSSDEAIGIKEFWKKYTIKDAIFNVASAWADLSVSNLKNGWNKLWPEIIPCESEETEPVSVEEIVQLCNNGLHSEILSTSEVTDWLENDKQDGGFEILNDEQIILNVTAVEEEEIDEDVEDSDVDLKPLTSHSEAEAMLSKCIDWFEVQEESNATQVLLLRQIRNIAAKKARESKNQTKMTDFFL; from the coding sequence ATGGTTTGTGCAAATGCAACCGGCAATCATAGGCTACCTTTGCTGGTGATTGGAAAATCCAAAAAACCAcgtgcatttaaaaatataaatatgaatgcaCTGCCTGTGAACTATTATGCACAAAAAAGTGCTTGGATggatcaaacaatattttttgattggTTTCATAAAGTGTTTGTACCACAAGTAAAAGTTCATCTCGCTGAAAAACAGTTGCCACATAAAGCACCGCTGCTTATGGATAATGCTCCAACACATCCCTCTGGAGAACTGAAAAGTGATGATGGCAATATAACATGTCTTTTTCTCCCAGCAAATACAACCCCTCTTATCCAACCTATGGACCAGGGCATAATTGAGAATATGAAGCGTCggtacagaaaatattttatcgaaagTTTGCTGTCATCAGACGAGGCTATAGGTATTAaagaattttggaaaaaatatacaataaaggATGCTATATTCAATGTTGCCAGTGCATGGGCTGATTTGAGTGTTTCAAACTTGAAGAATGGGTGGAACAAACTATGGCCTGAAATAATACCGTGCGAATCTGAAGAAACTGAGCCTGTTAGTGTTGAAGAAATTGTACAACTTTGTAATAATGGACTGCACAGTGAAATATTATCAACGTCAGAAGTAACAGATTGGTTAGAAAATGATAAGCAGGATGGAggatttgaaattttgaatgatgaacaaattattttgaatgttaCTGCCGTTGAAGAAGAAGAAATTGATGAGGATGTCGAAGATTCAGATGTTGACTTAAAACCACTAACTAGCCATTCAGAAGCAGAAGCGATGTTATCAAAGTGTATTGATTGGTTTGAAGTACAAGAAGAATCAAATGCTACGCAAGTCTTACTTCTACGTCAAATACGTAATATTGCTGCTAAAAAAGCTAGAGAATCAAAAAACCAAACTAAAatgacagatttttttttataa
- the LOC132932619 gene encoding jerky protein homolog-like: MVVLIQARSQGIPLSGPIITTKAGGMNKKLDGDPNFKASTGWLDKFKFRHGIHQLDISGEKLSANSAVIAEFKEQFKLKIQCDLKLVREQVYNCDETGLNWKALPQKTLTSFSEKTAQGFKFQKI; the protein is encoded by the coding sequence ATGGTTGTATTGATTCAAGCCCGAAGTCAAGGAATTCCACTTTCTGGTCCTATTATTACGACCAAGGCAGGTGGAATGAATAAAAAACTAGATGGCGACCCAAACTTCAAAGCAAGCACGGGATGGCTTGATAAGTTTAAATTTCGTCACGGAATTCATCAACTAGACATAAGTGGAGAGAAACTTAGTGCGAATAGTGCAGTCATTGCTGAATTCAAGgaacaatttaaattgaaaatacaatgTGATCTTAAACTCGTTAGAGAACAAGTTTATAATTGTGATGAAACTGGACTCAATTGGAAAGCCTTACCACAAAAAACACTGACATCATTTTCGGAAAAAACAGCTCAGGgttttaaattccaaaaaatataG